Proteins encoded together in one Aminipila butyrica window:
- a CDS encoding S-layer homology domain-containing protein — protein MKKKIVCVILIGILLLGTVSIVYAEESAISVWNPASKMEFKTIYTDIESGNWAYEAVNAMAEKGVVKGYPDGSFKPLGTVTYGEFIKMALIAGTGEDIGNAPAINEKTGAKQNWALNYYTEALGKGYFGSTDIKAEQLDRSIPRSDMALITSSILGDIKIENYDKLENSLTDVNSTVKNDYDIIKSYASGIITGYEDNTFKPENTLTRAESATVIYRLTDESKRILPGEKKEENNSTSGTDIASVIKNYKTYGESKYSGTDSDGIYEEWMEPGAFAEATSYEFVTDMSAYKVEERINNGTKGLRINGKHPLELGWGNLYLMKDDAIVEFTSNGIHEADITTIEYFVFPRYKNTHHVVGIMPNPLYKGQ, from the coding sequence ATGAAGAAAAAAATAGTGTGTGTAATTTTAATAGGAATTCTGCTGTTGGGAACGGTATCAATCGTTTATGCCGAAGAAAGCGCCATATCTGTATGGAATCCAGCATCTAAAATGGAGTTTAAAACCATTTATACCGATATCGAGAGCGGCAACTGGGCCTATGAGGCAGTAAATGCTATGGCTGAGAAAGGTGTGGTTAAGGGTTATCCTGATGGCAGCTTTAAGCCGCTGGGTACTGTAACCTACGGAGAATTCATCAAAATGGCCTTAATTGCGGGCACAGGTGAGGATATAGGAAATGCTCCGGCAATCAACGAAAAAACTGGAGCAAAGCAGAACTGGGCTTTAAACTACTATACTGAAGCGTTGGGAAAAGGCTATTTTGGCAGTACAGACATCAAAGCCGAACAGCTAGACCGCAGTATTCCTAGAAGCGATATGGCCTTGATTACGTCCTCTATACTAGGAGACATAAAAATAGAAAACTATGACAAGCTGGAAAACAGTTTAACCGATGTAAACTCAACTGTTAAAAACGACTATGACATCATCAAATCCTACGCCAGCGGTATTATAACTGGGTATGAGGATAATACCTTTAAACCGGAAAACACCTTGACCAGAGCCGAGAGCGCAACAGTAATTTATCGCCTGACCGATGAAAGCAAAAGGATACTTCCTGGAGAAAAGAAAGAAGAAAATAACAGTACCTCCGGGACAGACATTGCTTCTGTGATAAAGAATTATAAAACTTATGGTGAGAGTAAGTATAGTGGTACGGATTCTGATGGTATATATGAGGAGTGGATGGAGCCGGGAGCCTTTGCGGAGGCCACCAGTTACGAATTTGTAACAGATATGTCAGCGTATAAGGTGGAAGAAAGAATTAACAACGGAACGAAGGGCCTTAGAATCAATGGTAAGCATCCTTTAGAATTAGGATGGGGAAACTTATATCTAATGAAAGATGATGCAATAGTGGAGTTTACAAGCAATGGTATTCATGAAGCAGATATTACCACCATCGAATATTTCGTTTTTCCAAGATATAAGAATACGCATCACGTTGTTGGAATTATGCCAAATCCTTTATACAAAGGGCAGTAA
- a CDS encoding ATP-binding SpoIIE family protein phosphatase, translating to MIVDILDWARIARDASELVLVSCFCISILEITLGGKADKKRRFLKWCIVIGVMQFALFFSTMGMNALDLHIATTMPEFWMTTSASRLMMTAVYVLFNSITMLLPTILSFWGGVWIYPQQKSAKIFTAVLAGLVAAIISSYISQLILLPFYRDNGESNMKDYPELWVSCLIFSLCMLCAFMVYRRVCCHRLKRMIESADGRIDSFIRIPVCSSILFALLISTLSTFGIGPASINWMDTTIYVVVFACLISAYMLMYWSIFRGMTLSAQAAKSKAELDVAKNIQVSVLPRTFPAFPERTEFNVYALMEPAKEVGGDFYDFFFVDENHLAIVIADVSGKGVPAALFMMTARTLLKNLALTGKQPEDVLFEANNHLCENNEAEMFVTAWIGILQIDSGRLCFANAGHNPPLLKTAGQACTYLDYKTYKRSIMLGMRENIVYYQNEIFMKRGEILFLYTDGVTEACNKDSKLFGEERLKSYIQTTDSNSLENILHRLQEELELFMVGTEQSDDITMLALRMDVLPDMLEVKASANQIAEVSDFIEQILEKNACPTGVLRRVLVAVDEIFSNIVQYSGADSAVIRCLVNEEEVCISFEDNGKAYNPLDAEEPDITAPAEERKIGGLGILIVKKSMDTVEYSYSEGKNRLTVKKKR from the coding sequence ATGATAGTAGACATATTAGATTGGGCTAGGATTGCTCGTGATGCTTCCGAATTAGTTTTGGTCAGCTGTTTTTGCATATCAATTTTGGAGATTACCTTAGGTGGGAAGGCAGATAAGAAAAGACGCTTTTTAAAATGGTGTATCGTAATAGGTGTTATGCAATTTGCGTTGTTCTTTTCTACAATGGGCATGAATGCTCTGGATTTACATATTGCCACAACCATGCCCGAATTCTGGATGACTACTTCTGCTTCACGATTAATGATGACGGCTGTCTATGTCCTTTTTAATTCGATTACCATGCTTTTGCCTACTATTTTATCCTTTTGGGGAGGGGTATGGATTTACCCTCAGCAAAAATCGGCAAAAATTTTTACTGCTGTTTTAGCCGGGCTGGTTGCTGCGATTATTTCCTCGTATATCAGCCAGTTGATTCTGTTGCCTTTCTATAGAGATAACGGTGAGAGCAACATGAAAGATTATCCTGAACTTTGGGTTTCCTGTCTAATTTTTTCTTTATGTATGCTTTGCGCCTTTATGGTGTATCGACGGGTATGCTGCCATCGATTAAAAAGAATGATAGAAAGCGCTGATGGCAGAATCGACAGTTTTATAAGAATACCTGTGTGTTCGAGTATTCTTTTTGCCCTTTTGATTTCTACTCTAAGCACCTTTGGCATAGGTCCGGCTTCGATCAATTGGATGGACACCACGATTTATGTAGTGGTATTTGCTTGTCTGATTTCGGCGTATATGTTGATGTACTGGTCTATCTTTCGAGGTATGACACTTTCGGCGCAAGCGGCCAAAAGCAAGGCAGAGCTGGACGTGGCAAAGAATATTCAAGTATCAGTCCTGCCCCGTACGTTTCCGGCCTTTCCAGAGAGAACGGAATTTAATGTTTATGCTCTGATGGAGCCGGCCAAGGAAGTGGGCGGAGATTTCTATGATTTCTTTTTTGTGGATGAAAACCATCTGGCTATTGTTATAGCCGATGTGTCCGGCAAGGGAGTTCCTGCTGCGCTTTTTATGATGACCGCGCGAACCCTTCTTAAAAATCTGGCCCTGACCGGTAAACAACCAGAAGACGTACTATTCGAGGCCAACAATCATCTTTGTGAGAATAATGAAGCGGAAATGTTTGTAACCGCTTGGATTGGCATATTACAAATTGATAGCGGCAGACTTTGTTTTGCTAATGCCGGACACAACCCGCCTTTGTTGAAAACAGCAGGACAAGCTTGTACATACCTGGATTATAAGACCTATAAACGAAGCATCATGCTGGGCATGAGAGAAAATATTGTTTATTATCAAAATGAAATTTTTATGAAAAGGGGAGAAATCCTCTTTCTTTATACAGATGGTGTGACAGAAGCTTGCAATAAGGATTCTAAATTGTTTGGAGAAGAACGATTAAAATCTTATATCCAGACGACAGATAGCAACAGTCTGGAAAATATTTTACATCGTCTTCAAGAGGAGTTAGAGCTGTTCATGGTGGGAACAGAGCAGTCGGATGACATTACTATGCTGGCCCTTCGCATGGATGTCCTGCCTGATATGTTAGAGGTAAAGGCGTCTGCTAATCAAATAGCAGAAGTATCTGACTTTATCGAGCAAATTCTTGAAAAAAATGCTTGCCCCACTGGGGTTCTTCGCCGAGTTTTAGTGGCTGTAGATGAAATTTTTTCTAATATTGTGCAGTACAGCGGTGCAGATTCAGCAGTCATTCGTTGTCTGGTCAATGAAGAAGAAGTTTGTATTTCTTTTGAAGATAACGGAAAAGCTTATAATCCATTGGATGCCGAAGAACCGGATATTACAGCCCCAGCCGAAGAACGAAAAATAGGTGGATTGGGTATTTTGATTGTCAAGAAGAGTATGGATACCGTAGAATATAGCTATTCTGAAGGGAAAAACAGGCTGACCGTTAAGAAAAAAAGATAA
- a CDS encoding STAS domain-containing protein — translation MQLSKKIEDNRLTVLIEGRIDTTTAPQLEGELRQIVTDEVIDLIFDFSKVEYMSSAGIRVIMSAEKIMRRQGAMTLIHVNEDIMEILEMTGLIDILTVQ, via the coding sequence ATGCAACTGTCGAAGAAAATAGAAGACAACCGGTTAACCGTATTAATTGAAGGACGCATTGACACAACAACGGCACCTCAGTTGGAAGGCGAATTAAGACAGATAGTGACCGATGAGGTCATCGACCTGATTTTTGATTTTTCAAAAGTAGAATATATGTCATCGGCAGGCATTCGAGTTATTATGTCGGCGGAAAAAATCATGAGACGGCAAGGAGCTATGACATTGATACATGTTAATGAGGATATTATGGAGATTCTTGAAATGACAGGGTTAATAGATATTTTGACCGTTCAATAG
- a CDS encoding MerR family transcriptional regulator — protein sequence MRIGEVAEQTGLSISNIRFYEKKGLIEPARERHNKYRDYTEEDMKRLKWIILYRKMGIPLESIYLLVKKERSIEFVIEKQIEDLFVKQESIRGSIVLCQKMIKDQDFKQMDVDYYLNYIKSEEAAGTKFDEMDELLTDFAAFTQFNWIAGTACVRSIFLKTWMNRLVLLLWGMVWLSIPANGIVGACLKMNSSSPGIILFWVIWSFFLGIAFLQFRTLNYPVKCSISCKKI from the coding sequence GTGAGAATTGGAGAGGTTGCTGAGCAGACCGGACTCAGTATCAGTAATATTCGATTTTATGAAAAAAAGGGTTTAATAGAGCCGGCCAGAGAACGGCACAATAAATATCGAGATTATACAGAAGAAGATATGAAACGGTTAAAATGGATTATCTTATATCGGAAAATGGGCATTCCCCTTGAGAGCATTTATTTGTTGGTGAAAAAAGAGCGCTCAATTGAATTCGTGATTGAAAAGCAGATAGAGGATTTATTTGTAAAGCAGGAGAGTATACGAGGTTCAATTGTTTTGTGTCAAAAGATGATAAAAGACCAAGACTTTAAACAGATGGATGTAGATTATTATTTAAATTATATCAAAAGTGAAGAAGCAGCGGGAACGAAGTTTGATGAGATGGATGAATTATTAACAGATTTTGCTGCATTTACACAGTTTAACTGGATTGCTGGAACTGCATGCGTGAGGTCAATATTCTTGAAGACTTGGATGAATAGGTTAGTTCTGTTGCTTTGGGGAATGGTATGGCTGTCGATACCAGCTAATGGAATTGTTGGTGCGTGTTTGAAGATGAACAGTAGTAGCCCTGGAATAATACTATTCTGGGTAATCTGGTCGTTTTTTTTGGGTATAGCATTTTTACAGTTCAGAACTTTAAATTATCCAGTTAAATGTAGCATTTCATGTAAAAAAATTTGA
- a CDS encoding NHLP family bacteriocin export ABC transporter peptidase/permease/ATPase subunit: protein MFAAKYKLKAETGTVKVPMIMQMETVECGAVCLAMILGYYGKWISLEQVRKDCGVSRDGSKALNMLKAARNYSLSAKGYRYEPEELQHVGKFPCIIHWNLNHFVVLCGFKGGYAYLNDPAQGEIKVDMQTFDKCFTGICLQFEPTADFQKEGQPHSILPFVKERLGGAKDAFAFLLLTAVIGALTGILFPGFSRILIDRLLTGKNPDWLDFFLVGFLALAAIQLTVSTIRAIYSLKIEGKIAVTANAAFLWHVFCLPMEFFSQRMAGDIQERASSNERTASILMDQMAPLILDFGVLLIYFAVMLKYSVILTCVTVTSMGLHLLFARAISERRVNVTRAQQRDKGKLASITLSGIEMIETIKASGAEHSFFRRWSGCRGAVNRADVRFLELNQYLGALPGIILSVMNALILFLGAFLVIKGEMTIGMILAFQGLIAVFSAPAKRLVEAGQSLQEMRTDVERIEDVQQYPADVIYEKEDIQQQISYQKLSGRIMINDLTFGYSKLEEPLIRDFSLLLETGKSVAVVGTSGCGKSTLAKLIAGLYRPWQGEILFDERRVEDIPREVFTGSVAVVDQDIILFEDTVAANIKMWDNSIEDYEMILAARDAQLHEDIMKREGGYRAKLLEGGKNLSGGERQRMEIARVLAGDPTLLIMDEATSALDAQTEYEVVQAIQNRGITCIMIAHRLSAVRNCDEIIVMDKGKIVGQGTHEVLYQNNTYYRSLVASE, encoded by the coding sequence ATGTTTGCAGCCAAATACAAGTTAAAAGCTGAAACAGGGACTGTAAAAGTACCGATGATTATGCAGATGGAAACCGTAGAATGCGGTGCGGTCTGCCTGGCGATGATATTAGGGTATTATGGGAAATGGATATCTTTGGAACAGGTGAGAAAGGATTGTGGGGTTTCTCGCGACGGCTCGAAAGCCTTGAATATGCTAAAGGCAGCAAGAAATTATTCTCTTTCGGCTAAAGGTTATCGCTATGAGCCAGAGGAGCTGCAACATGTTGGGAAGTTCCCTTGTATCATCCATTGGAACTTAAATCACTTTGTTGTCTTGTGCGGATTTAAGGGCGGATATGCTTATTTAAACGATCCGGCACAGGGAGAAATAAAGGTTGACATGCAGACTTTCGATAAATGTTTTACGGGAATTTGTTTGCAGTTTGAACCCACAGCGGATTTTCAGAAAGAAGGGCAGCCCCATTCTATTTTACCTTTTGTGAAAGAGCGTTTAGGTGGGGCAAAAGATGCCTTTGCATTCCTATTGCTGACTGCTGTAATTGGAGCCTTAACTGGTATTCTTTTTCCTGGATTTTCAAGAATCTTAATAGATCGGCTGCTGACCGGAAAAAATCCCGACTGGCTTGACTTCTTTCTCGTAGGGTTTTTAGCACTTGCAGCTATTCAGTTAACTGTATCCACTATTCGTGCTATCTATAGTTTGAAAATTGAAGGAAAGATTGCAGTTACAGCTAATGCGGCTTTTTTATGGCATGTATTCTGCCTGCCAATGGAATTCTTTTCGCAACGTATGGCAGGTGATATTCAGGAACGTGCGTCTTCAAACGAAAGAACGGCCTCCATTTTAATGGATCAAATGGCTCCGCTAATTTTGGACTTTGGTGTGCTGCTAATTTACTTTGCTGTTATGCTTAAATACAGTGTCATTTTAACTTGTGTGACCGTTACGTCCATGGGCCTTCATTTACTTTTTGCGAGAGCCATTTCGGAGAGACGTGTCAATGTGACAAGAGCGCAGCAGCGAGATAAAGGGAAACTGGCCAGCATAACTCTTTCTGGGATTGAAATGATAGAGACCATCAAAGCCAGTGGAGCAGAACATAGTTTTTTTCGGCGTTGGTCAGGGTGCCGTGGAGCTGTTAATAGGGCAGATGTGCGTTTCCTGGAGTTAAATCAGTATCTGGGGGCTTTACCCGGCATTATTTTGTCCGTAATGAATGCACTGATTTTGTTTTTAGGAGCCTTTTTGGTTATCAAGGGAGAGATGACCATCGGTATGATACTGGCCTTTCAAGGATTGATCGCAGTGTTTAGTGCTCCGGCTAAACGGTTGGTTGAAGCAGGGCAGAGCCTTCAGGAAATGCGAACAGATGTGGAACGAATTGAGGATGTTCAACAATACCCAGCTGATGTTATCTATGAAAAGGAAGACATACAGCAGCAAATTTCCTATCAAAAGCTTTCGGGCCGGATTATGATAAACGATTTAACCTTTGGCTACTCTAAACTGGAAGAACCCCTGATTCGTGATTTCAGTCTTTTATTGGAAACCGGAAAAAGTGTAGCTGTTGTTGGTACTTCAGGCTGTGGAAAATCCACTCTGGCTAAGCTGATAGCCGGCCTTTATCGGCCGTGGCAAGGAGAGATTTTATTTGATGAAAGAAGGGTGGAGGACATTCCGCGGGAAGTCTTCACCGGTTCGGTGGCAGTGGTGGATCAGGATATCATCTTGTTTGAAGATACGGTTGCGGCAAATATTAAAATGTGGGACAATTCCATTGAAGATTATGAAATGATTTTAGCAGCCCGTGATGCGCAGCTTCATGAAGACATTATGAAGCGGGAAGGGGGCTATAGAGCAAAGCTTTTGGAGGGTGGTAAAAACCTTTCGGGAGGGGAACGCCAGAGGATGGAAATCGCTAGGGTATTGGCTGGAGATCCTACGCTGCTGATTATGGATGAAGCCACCAGTGCACTGGATGCCCAGACGGAATATGAGGTGGTCCAGGCTATTCAGAACCGGGGAATCACTTGCATCATGATTGCCCATAGGTTATCTGCTGTTCGCAACTGTGATGAAATTATCGTCATGGATAAAGGAAAGATTGTTGGCCAGGGAACCCATGAAGTGCTCTATCAAAACAATACATATTATAGAAGTTTGGTAGCCAGTGAATGA
- a CDS encoding M23 family metallopeptidase has translation MARVRRRPRKKNMRIPRLILAIVVILLFLGSLLTILGRFMTATNDNLEEAYKKAADLAGCTWEELVVYDMVRFGNKLDDVDPYQSAVDFLNMYYQIGEYTQVDGEGFWKMVSSGTLGASEDICGWLHLSANSDIQSILEAASEYTRPQYLVRFYPKELDDLMLEKKFNEEQIRWADRLMNAGTLEQLFEHVNDLPYYIQSEVGGYFAWPTPELHTVTSKFSAARKHLILGITRAHNGVDISGADAMGSPVVAIDDGVVLSVNLNGGERGVNIRVQHNMGEDVWVSRYQHLASVEVEVGQVVAKGTVIGTVGNSGISTGPHLHLELTYNGVLVDPLPMIK, from the coding sequence ATGGCAAGGGTGCGAAGAAGGCCAAGAAAGAAAAATATGCGAATCCCAAGGCTTATCCTTGCAATAGTGGTTATACTGCTGTTTTTGGGTTCCCTGCTAACTATTTTAGGGCGATTTATGACTGCAACAAATGACAACCTAGAGGAGGCTTATAAGAAGGCGGCAGATTTGGCCGGATGTACCTGGGAGGAATTGGTAGTATATGATATGGTACGTTTCGGCAATAAGCTGGACGATGTGGATCCATATCAATCGGCAGTAGATTTTTTAAATATGTATTATCAAATTGGGGAATATACTCAGGTCGATGGGGAGGGCTTTTGGAAGATGGTATCCTCAGGCACGTTAGGGGCGTCGGAGGATATATGCGGCTGGCTTCACTTGTCTGCTAATAGCGATATCCAGAGTATTCTGGAGGCGGCTAGTGAATATACAAGACCTCAGTATCTGGTGCGGTTTTACCCCAAAGAATTGGACGACCTGATGCTGGAAAAGAAGTTTAATGAAGAGCAAATCCGGTGGGCGGATAGGCTTATGAACGCGGGAACACTGGAGCAGCTGTTTGAACATGTTAATGACTTGCCATATTACATCCAATCAGAGGTAGGTGGGTATTTTGCTTGGCCTACGCCGGAGCTGCATACGGTAACCTCAAAGTTCTCTGCTGCAAGAAAGCATCTGATTCTAGGCATTACTAGAGCACATAATGGTGTAGATATAAGCGGAGCTGACGCCATGGGATCTCCAGTGGTAGCCATCGATGATGGTGTCGTTCTATCGGTTAATCTAAACGGCGGGGAGCGGGGCGTTAATATTCGCGTGCAGCACAACATGGGCGAAGATGTATGGGTATCCCGCTATCAGCATCTAGCTTCTGTTGAAGTGGAGGTAGGGCAGGTGGTAGCCAAAGGGACTGTCATTGGCACAGTGGGTAATAGTGGAATCAGTACTGGACCACATCTGCATTTAGAGCTGACCTACAATGGCGTGCTGGTAGATCCTTTGCCGATGATTAAGTAA
- a CDS encoding ATP-binding cassette domain-containing protein: MGWFDEQIRERIKKDDNRFSEAFAELSSAVTGQAGFYDVEKNQLEKNKDAIRQILKYYHIKEMETEQKFRDIQEQLSYYLEPSGIIYREVVLEETWYQDGILPMLGKNHLGEPMAFIAKRTGGYMVRDSKSGKLVNVTAGMAAQIQKQAICFYQPLPPKEVSTKEFFSFLMKSISPTDIVIIGAATLLVMLLGLLLPLVNNLIFKQIIPSGKVGMMGPIFVILCCTILGSAVIDTVREIIKSRVLIKLKITAESAVMMRILSLPADFFKRYSAGELSERLNVTQKLCERLSHFFLSAVFSAIFSLVYVVQIFRLFPFLVLPTIFILLSQLLFTIIVMLLKMNLQKKYMPLAAKQRGLEFSLISGVQKLKLAGAEKRAISKWAHTYKEVARLRYNPPLFLKLHTVFSVAISLIGLAVLYCLSVKNQMDPAAYMTFYAAYSLVSAAFFSLSEAAWSFADVPSMMDMINPILKTVPEVSLEKKTCTRLTGAIELNNVCFRYQENMPFILNNVSTKIRPGQYIAVVGKTGCGKSTLFRLLLGLETPDRGAVYYDGKDLSSLNLKSLRQKMGVVLQDGKLFQGDIFSNIAISAPGLTIEEAWQAAELAGIAGDIKAMPMGMYTLISEGSGGISGGQRQRLIIARAIASKPRILLFDEATSALDNVTQKTVSDSLAKLKCTRIVIAHRLSTIQDCDRILVLENGVIAEDGSYEELIKKEGIFAALAERQRIKN, from the coding sequence ATGGGGTGGTTTGACGAACAAATTAGAGAACGTATAAAAAAGGATGATAACCGTTTTTCAGAGGCTTTTGCAGAACTATCGTCGGCTGTAACGGGACAGGCTGGATTTTATGATGTTGAAAAGAATCAATTGGAAAAAAATAAAGATGCTATCCGTCAAATTCTGAAATATTACCATATTAAAGAGATGGAAACAGAGCAAAAATTTAGAGACATACAAGAACAGCTTTCCTATTATTTAGAGCCTTCGGGCATTATTTACCGGGAAGTTGTCTTGGAAGAAACTTGGTATCAAGATGGCATCTTACCTATGCTGGGAAAGAATCATCTCGGTGAACCGATGGCATTCATAGCAAAGCGAACCGGCGGGTATATGGTCAGGGATAGCAAAAGCGGAAAATTAGTGAACGTTACTGCGGGTATGGCAGCACAGATTCAAAAACAGGCCATCTGTTTTTATCAGCCTCTTCCGCCAAAAGAAGTAAGTACGAAAGAGTTTTTCTCTTTTTTAATGAAAAGCATTTCTCCTACCGACATCGTCATCATTGGTGCGGCAACGCTATTGGTGATGCTGTTGGGGCTGCTTCTTCCGCTGGTGAATAATTTGATCTTTAAGCAAATTATTCCAAGCGGAAAAGTAGGGATGATGGGCCCGATTTTTGTGATACTGTGCTGTACAATTTTAGGGTCTGCGGTAATTGATACCGTCAGAGAGATTATAAAAAGCAGAGTGTTGATTAAGCTGAAGATAACCGCTGAATCAGCTGTTATGATGCGAATACTTTCCTTACCGGCAGATTTTTTTAAACGGTACAGTGCCGGAGAATTGTCGGAGAGGCTAAACGTCACACAGAAATTATGTGAGCGTTTGAGTCATTTTTTCCTCAGTGCTGTTTTTTCTGCTATATTTTCGCTTGTATATGTGGTGCAGATTTTCAGGCTTTTTCCTTTTTTAGTGTTACCTACTATTTTTATTCTACTGTCTCAACTTTTATTTACGATAATTGTGATGCTTTTAAAGATGAATCTGCAAAAAAAATATATGCCCCTTGCGGCTAAACAGCGTGGATTGGAATTTTCCCTGATTTCAGGCGTACAAAAGCTCAAGCTGGCTGGGGCAGAAAAACGGGCGATTTCTAAATGGGCACATACGTACAAAGAAGTTGCCCGATTGAGGTACAATCCACCATTGTTTCTCAAATTACATACAGTATTTTCGGTGGCGATCAGCTTAATTGGCTTGGCGGTTCTTTATTGCTTATCGGTGAAGAATCAAATGGATCCAGCAGCATATATGACATTTTATGCTGCATACAGTTTGGTAAGCGCTGCTTTCTTTTCTTTATCAGAGGCGGCCTGGAGTTTTGCAGATGTTCCGTCCATGATGGATATGATAAATCCAATTTTGAAAACGGTGCCAGAGGTCTCTTTGGAGAAAAAAACATGTACAAGACTTACGGGAGCAATTGAATTGAATAACGTTTGTTTTCGCTATCAGGAAAATATGCCCTTCATATTGAACAATGTGTCTACAAAAATTCGTCCAGGGCAGTATATAGCTGTCGTGGGGAAAACGGGCTGCGGGAAGTCTACGCTGTTTAGACTTTTGCTGGGACTTGAGACACCTGATCGAGGAGCTGTTTATTACGATGGAAAAGATCTTTCCTCTTTGAATCTTAAATCCTTACGACAAAAAATGGGCGTTGTATTACAGGATGGCAAGCTATTTCAAGGAGACATTTTTTCCAATATTGCTATATCCGCTCCAGGACTTACGATCGAAGAGGCGTGGCAAGCGGCAGAGCTGGCAGGCATAGCAGGGGACATTAAAGCGATGCCTATGGGTATGTACACTTTAATTTCAGAAGGCAGCGGCGGAATTTCTGGCGGTCAGCGTCAAAGACTTATCATTGCCAGAGCAATCGCGTCAAAGCCAAGAATTTTGTTGTTTGATGAAGCCACCAGCGCATTAGACAATGTGACACAGAAGACGGTATCCGACTCCCTGGCAAAGCTAAAATGTACAAGAATTGTCATCGCACATAGACTTTCTACCATTCAAGACTGTGACCGCATTTTAGTTTTAGAGAATGGTGTCATTGCCGAAGACGGTTCCTATGAGGAACTGATTAAAAAAGAGGGCATTTTTGCAGCTTTAGCAGAGAGGCAGCGAATAAAAAACTAA
- a CDS encoding MerR family transcriptional regulator yields MKDKFLIGELSKLFNISTDTLRYYDKINLLKPEYDEKNDYRYYSIRNFFKLSRILFLKNLDISLGEIKKYMGNKNTNNLLCLLKKKEEEIDIKMNKLVNLKNKIQTKLELFENIEGQLNQITIKKIPQRVGAFIDMNDVESDYEIKQTLKQNEKYLKISSWLSEGQIYTSLSKENMDKGILNKFRYFIEIVPIDAEFSKQLTIMPENEYVCMAFLGPYRDMGKHYQLLIRWIEENGYQIAGDSIEKNIVDYDFSDSENEYISEIQIPIRKRLMG; encoded by the coding sequence ATGAAGGATAAGTTTTTAATTGGCGAGCTATCAAAGCTTTTTAATATTAGCACCGATACCTTGAGGTATTATGACAAAATCAATCTGCTTAAACCGGAGTATGACGAAAAAAATGACTATCGTTATTACAGCATCCGAAACTTCTTCAAGTTAAGCCGCATTCTTTTCTTAAAAAATCTTGATATTTCATTAGGTGAGATAAAAAAATATATGGGGAATAAAAATACAAACAATTTACTCTGCCTGCTGAAAAAGAAGGAAGAAGAAATTGATATAAAGATGAACAAGCTGGTAAATCTCAAAAATAAAATCCAGACAAAACTGGAGCTTTTTGAAAATATTGAAGGCCAACTAAATCAAATCACAATAAAAAAAATTCCTCAACGAGTCGGAGCATTTATCGATATGAACGATGTTGAAAGTGATTATGAAATTAAGCAGACACTGAAACAAAATGAAAAATACTTAAAAATCAGTTCTTGGCTTAGTGAAGGACAAATCTATACCTCCTTATCAAAGGAAAACATGGACAAGGGTATTTTAAATAAATTCCGATATTTTATTGAAATTGTGCCCATTGATGCCGAATTTTCTAAGCAATTGACAATAATGCCGGAAAATGAATATGTTTGTATGGCATTTTTAGGCCCCTATCGGGATATGGGAAAACATTATCAACTGCTGATACGATGGATTGAAGAAAATGGATATCAAATTGCAGGCGACTCCATTGAAAAAAACATTGTGGATTACGATTTTTCAGACTCAGAAAATGAATACATATCTGAAATTCAAATTCCCATAAGAAAAAGACTTATGGGGTAA